The following are encoded together in the Pempheris klunzingeri isolate RE-2024b chromosome 24, fPemKlu1.hap1, whole genome shotgun sequence genome:
- the atp7b gene encoding copper-transporting ATPase 2 translates to MFSPKSPKSVSKYVSKSSRGAGGEQFCMVECKPDCTCSRRACAPECKTNGLNVEKQGLDNLAYEYGSQSELCPPPKTASRATFKLLGLTTERQAQAVQSRISSLSGVLSVSLSFPSSSAKVDYDTSAITTKDIALELHTMGFDAESAVRIGVEGMHCQSCVQTIEGQMVPLHGVSFIQVSLQDGAALIVYRPLLVTQQELRDKIDDMGFGATSLDDDPPGQDISFWQREALNSSVQTVDVWIVGMTCNSCVQSIEGRISQMTGVSSIVVSLTEGKGTITFDPSLTEPEQLRAAIEDMGFDASLEESANSIQSPEESRPATSGLSDLSDLQPPTKAGVSNGTGSQATHGSESKVQKCFICVTGMTCASCVANIERNLLKHKGIITVLVSLMAGKAEVKYDSEVMNAAAVTQFIKDLGFGAKLMEDNAVAHGKLDLTITGMTCGSCVHNIESKLTATKGILRASVALATKKAQVQFDPDMLGARDIIKIIQSLGFEASLEKTGFKNNLDHTEEIRQWRSSFLLSLVFGVPVMGLMIYMMVMDSQHQEHGGSMPEEQNLLPGLSLLNLAFFLLCTPVQIFGGRYFYIQAYRSLRHRTANMDVLIVLATSIAYIYSCVVLIVAMAERASQSPVTFFDTPPMLFVFIALGRWLEHIAKSKTSEALAKLMSLQATDATVVTLGPDHSIISEEQVVVELVQRGDIVKVVPGGKFPVDGKVMEGSSMADESLITGEPMPVSKRVGSLVIAGSINAHGALLVEATHVGADTTLSQIVKLVEEAQTSKAPIQQFADRLSGYFVPFIVMVSLLTLVAWLVIGFVNFDIVKENFPGYNQSISKAEVIVRFAFQASITVLSIACPCSLGLATPTAVMVGTGVGAQNGILIKGGEPLEMAHKIRVVMFDKTGTITNGVPRVTRVLVLWEMARMPLRKILAVVGTAEASSEHPLGMAVAKHCKEELGSGVLGYCYDFQAVPGCGISCRVSNVEHLLQQQSEERFLLPGVTTDDSSLLSAPEPSSAGEPLPYSVLIGNREWMRRNGHHIEADVDAAMSSHESKGQTAILVAIDGVLCAMLAIADTVKAESALAVHTLHSKGIEVVMITGDNRRTAKAIAAQVGIRKVFAEVLPSHKVAKVQELQEQGLRVAMVGDGVNDSPALARADVGIAIGTGTDVAIEAADIVLIRNDLLDVVASIELSKKTVQRIRINFVFALIYNLLGIPIAAGVFMPAGLVLQPWMGSAAMAASSVSVVLSSLLLKMYKKTSVELYEVRARGQMRSLRSSQISTHLGLPSGAREQLSQSSGVSPALSGRPPSQGPPSMMAVQEQQDRCSLLDHQTAEDLNV, encoded by the exons acGAATGGCCTTAACGTTGAGAAACAAGGCCTTGACAACTTGGCCTACGAGTATGGGAGTCAGAGTGAGCTCTGCCCTCCACCCAAAACTGCCTCCAGAGCAACTTTTAAGCTCCTGGGACTCACGACCGAGCGCCAGGCCCAAGCCGTGCAAAGCAGAATCTCTAGCCTGAGCGGAGTACTCTCTGTCAGCTTGTCTTTCCCCAGCAGCTCGGCCAAAGTGGACTACGACACGTCAGCTATCACAACCAAAGACATCGCCCTGGAGCTCCACACCATGGGCTTTGATGCAGAGTCAGCGGTGCGGATCGGGGTGGAGGGCATGCACTGCCAGTCCTGTGTGCAAACCATCGAGGGACAGATGGTTCCTCTACATGGGGTGTCATTTATTCAGGTGTCCCTTCAAGACGGGGCAGCGCTGATTGTTTATCGACCTCTTCTAGTTACACAGCAGGAGCTGAGGGACAAGATCGATGATATGGGGTTTGGTGCCACTTCATTAGACGATGATCCGCCCGGACAAGATATAAGCTTCTGGCAGAGGGAGGCGCTGAATTCATCAGTCCAGACTGTCGACGTTTGGATCGTTGGGATGACTTGCAACTCTTGCGTGCAGTCCATCGAAGGGAGGATCTCTCAGATGACAGGGGTGAGCTCCATAGTGGTGTCGCTGACGGAGGGAAAGGGAACGATAACCTTTGACCCCAGTCTGACGGAGCCGGAGCAGCTCAGGGCAGCTATCGAGGACATGGGCTTTGACGCCTCACTTGAAG AATCTGCAAACAGCATCCAGAGTCCTGAAGAGTCCAGGCCTGCTACTTCGGGACTTTCCGACCTCTCTGACTTGCAGCCACCCACCAAGGCGGGAGTCAGCAACGGCACTGGATCACAGGCAACTCACGGAAGCGAGAGTAAAGTACAAAAATGCTTCATTTGCGTAACGGGAATGACCTGTGCCTCCTGTGTGGCCAACATCGAAAGGAACCTGCTCAAACACAAGG GAATCATCACGGTGTTGGTGTCGCTAATGGCTGGAAAGGCAGAGGTGAAGTATGATTCAGAAGTCatgaatgctgctgctgtaactcaGTTCATCAAGGACTTAGGCTTTGGTGCCAAACTGATGGAGGACAATGCAGTAGCACATGGGAAACTAGACCTCACT ataacaGGCATGACGTGTGGATCATGCGTCCACAACATTGAGTCCAAGCTCACCGCAACCAAAGGGATCCTCAGGGCCTCAGTTGCCCTGGCAACCAAGAAAGCACAGGTCCAGTTTGACCCAGACATGCTCGGAGCTCGAGATATAATCAAGATCATTCAG AGTCTTGGTTTCGAGGCCAGTCTGGAGAAGACCGGCTTCAAAAACAACCTCGATCACACGGAGGAAATTCGACA GTGGAGGAGCTCCTTTCTGCTCAGCCTAGTTTTCGGCGTGCCCGTCATGGGCCTCATGATCTACATGATGGTGATGGACAGCCAGCACCAGGAACACGGAGGCTCCATGCCTGAGGAGCAGAACCTGCTGCCCGGCCTCTCCCTCCTCAACCTGGCCTTCTTCCTGCTCTGTACCCCTGTGCAG ATTTTTGGAGGCCGATACTTCTACATCCAGGCGTACCGCTCGTTAAGACACCGCACGGCCAACATGGACGTGCTGATTGTGCTAGCCACCTCTATTGCCTACATCTACTCCTGCGTGGTCCTCATCGTAGCCATGGCGGAGCGAGCCAGCCAGAGCCCCGTCACCTTTTTCGACACTCCACccatgctgtttgtgttcatcgCACTGGGTCGATGGCTGGAGCACattgcaaaa AGTAAAACCTCAGAGGCTTTGGCCAAATTAATGTCGCTCCAAGCCACTGACGCCACCGTGGTCACTTTGGGACCCGACCACTCCATCATCAG TGAGGagcaggtggtggtggagctggtCCAGCGGGGCGACATCGTCAAGGTCGTCCCGGGAGGAAAGTTCCCCGTCGATGGGAAAGTGATGGAGGGGAGCTCCATGGCCGACGAGTCCTTGATCACAG GCGAGCCGATGCCGGTCAGTAAGAGGGTGGGCAGTCTGGTGATCGCCGGCTCCATCAACGCTCACGGCGCCCTTCTGGTGGAGGCCACGCATGTCGGCGCAGACACCACGCTGTCACAAATAGTTAAACTGGTGGAAGAAGCCCAGACCTCCAAG GCTCCCATCCAGCAGTTTGCAGACAGGCTCAGTGGGTACTTTGTGCCCTTCATAGTGATGGTCTCGCTGCTGACGCTGGTGGCATGGCTGGTGATCGGGTTTGTCAACTTTGACATTGTCAAGGAGAACTTCCCG GGTTACAACCAGAGCATCTCCAAAGCGGAGGTCATCGTCCGGTTTGCCTTCCAGGCGTCCATCACGGTCCTGTCCATCGCCTGCCCCTGCTCTCTGGGACTGGCAACCCCGACAGCCGTCATGGTGGGGACGGGGGTCGGGGCCCAGAACGGGATCCTCATTAAAGGAGGCGAGCCGCTGGAGATGGCCCACAAG ATCCGTGTGGTGATGTTCGACAAGACCGGCACGATCACAAACGGCGTGCCACGGGTGACTCGCGTGTTGGTGCTGTGGGAAATGGCCCGCATGCCCCTGAGGAAGATCCTGGCGGTGGTCGGCACAGCCGAGGCCAGCAGCGAGCACCCACTGGGCATGGCGGTTGCCAAACACTGCAAAGAG GAGCTGGGCTCTGGCGTGCTGGGCTACTGCTACGACTTCCAGGCGGTGCCCGGTTGTGGGATCAGCTGTCGGGTTTCCAACGTGGaacatctgctgcagcagcagagtgaagagCGTTTCCTGCTGCCGGGAGTCACCACCGACGACAGCAGCCTGCTCTCTGCTCCCGAGCCCTCATCTGCAG gtgAGCCTCTGCCTTACTCTGTACTGATTGGGAACAGAGAATGGATGAGGAGGAACGGCCACCACATCGAAGCAGACGTCGATGCCGCCATGTCCAGCCACGAGAGCAAAGGCCAGACTGCCATCCTGGTGGCTATCGATG GTGTGCTGTGCGCCATGTTGGCCATTGCGGACACAGTGAAGGCAGAGTCGGCGCTGGCAGTGCACACACTCCACAGCAAAGGGATTGAGGTGGTTATGATAACAGGAGACAACAGACGCACAGCAAAAGCCATAGCGGCGCAG GTGGGGATCAGGAAGGTGTTTGCAGAGGTGCTGCCTTCACATAAGGTGGCAAAAGTGCAAGAGCTGCAGGAGCAAGGCCTGCGAGTGGCCATGGTGGGAGACGGCGTCAACGACTCGCCCGCCCTTGCCCGCGCCGACGTGGGCATCGCCATCGGCACGGGCACCGACGTGGCCATAGAGGCGGCCGACATCGTCCTCATCCGA AACGACCTGCTGGATGTGGTGGCCAGCATTGAGCTGTCGAAGAAGACGGTGCAAAGGATAAGGATCAACTTTGTCTTCGCCCTCATCTACAACCTCCTTGGAATACCAATCGCTGCAG GCGTGTTCATGCCTGCTGGCCTTGTGCTTCAACCCTGGATGGGCTCTGCAGCGATGGCTGCCTCGTCTGTTTCAGTTGTTCTGTCTTCtttgctgctgaaaat GTACAAGAAAACCTCGGTGGAGCTGTACGAGGTGCGTGCACGGGGCCAAATGAGGAGCCTTCGGTCGTCGCAGATCAGCACACATCTGGGTCTCCCCAGCGGAGCTCGGGAACAACTGAGCCAAAGCAGCGGCGTCTCGCCTGCCCTCTCCGGTCGACCACCCAGCCAGGGACCACCGTCCATGATGGCTGTCCAGGAGCAACAGGACCGCTGCTCCCTCCTGGACCACCAGACTGCAGAGGACCTGAACGTGTAG